One genomic segment of Ictalurus punctatus breed USDA103 chromosome 4, Coco_2.0, whole genome shotgun sequence includes these proteins:
- the LOC108263910 gene encoding macrophage mannose receptor 1 — translation MKFVSIFFLVGSCGLVEGMIKEYIYYPGADWDNAQWQCREHHSDLATISTAEEQQRLVESFGFSSGPAWIGLYGNGYSVWRWSNGEPVSFTTWYPGYPYNSYYTYTSSSNTDYQYKTCAFLEQGQWKNDFCWEGHPYYCYRYLILVNESKTWEEALRYCTTKYTGLASLPNATQVLQAKTELALTQTESVWTGLRFMDGNWFWLSGEPTQSLDLLPSCPAHPYRCGALNNNTNIWENRDCNENLNFLCYWNIM, via the exons ATGAAATTCGTTTCAATTTTCTTCCTGGTAGGAAGTTGTGGCTTGGTTGAAGGTATGATAAAAGAGTATATTTACTATCCTGGCGCAGATTGGGATAATGCTCAGTGGCAGTGCAGAGAACACCACAGTGATCTGGCTACCATCAGCACCGCAGAGGAACAGCAGCGACTTGTAGAGAGTTTTGGTTTCAGCAGTGGGCCAGCTTGGATTGGGTTGTACGGAAATGGATACTCAGTGTGGCGGTGGTCTAATGGGGAGCCAGTTTCTTTCACAACATGGTATCCTGGCTATCCTTATAACAGTTATTACACGTACACTTCTAGTAGTAACACTGATTACCAATATAAAACCTGTGCTTTTTTGGAACAAGGACAATGGAAAAACGACTTCTGTTGGGAGGGTCATCCATACTACTGTTATAGATATTTGATTTTGGTGAATGAGAGTAAGACTTGGGAGGAGGCTCTTCGGTACTGCACCACTAAGTACACCGGCTTGGCCTCTCTGCCCAACGCAACACAAGTGCTTCAGGCAAAAACGGAGCTCGCACTGACCCAAACAGAGAGTGTGTGGACCGGCCTGCGCTTCATGGATGGAAACTGGTTCTGGCTGAGTGGAGAGCCAACGCAGAGCCTGGATTTACTTCCATCATGTCCAGCTCATCCTTATCGCTGCGGAGCtctcaacaacaacacaaacatcTGGGAGAACCGAGACTGCAACGAGAATCTGAATTTCCTCTGCTACTGGAA tattatgTAG
- the LOC108263912 gene encoding macrophage mannose receptor 1, whose amino-acid sequence MKFISIFFLVGSCGLVEGMIKEYIHYPGATDWNNAQRICREHHTDLATISTAEEQQRLVESFNFSSGPAWIGLYRESVNSAWQWSHGEPVSFLPWYPDYPDNINYIYTRNGKTYDRYKTCAFLEQGQWKNNFCWARYPYYCYRYLILVNESKTWEEALRYCTTKYTGLASLPYATQVLQAKTELALTQTESVWTGLRFMDGNWFWLSGEPTQSLDLLPSCPAHPYRCGALNNNTNIWENRDCNENLNFLCYWNIM is encoded by the exons ATGAAATTCATTTCGATTTTCTTCCTGGTAGGAAGTTGTGGCTTGGTTGAAGGTATGATAAAAGAGTATATTCACTATCCTGGTGCAACAGATTGGAATAATGCTCAGCGAATCTGCAGAGAACACCACACTGATCTGGCTACCATCAGCACCGCAGAGGAACAGCAGCGACTTGTAGAGAGTTTTAATTTCAGCAGTGGGCCAGCTTGGATTGGGTTGTACAGAGAAAGTGTAAACTCAGCATGGCAGTGGTCTCATGGAGAGCCAGTTTCTTTCTTACCATGGTATCCTGACTATCCTGAtaacattaattacatttacactcGTAATGGAAAAACTTATGACCGATACAAAACCTGTGCTTTTTTGGAACAAGGACAATGGAAAAACAATTTCTGTTGGGCGCGTTATCCATACTACTGTTATAGATATTTGATTTTGGTGAATGAGAGCAAGACTTGGGAGGAAGCTCTTCGGTACTGCACCACTAAGTACACCGGCTTGGCCTCTCTGCCCTACGCCACACAAGTGCTTCAGGCAAAAACGGAGCTTGCACTGACCCAAACAGAGAGTGTGTGGACCGGCCTGCGCTTCATGGATGGAAACTGGTTCTGGCTGAGTGGAGAGCCAACGCAGAGCCTGGATTTACTTCCATCATGTCCAGCTCATCCTTATCGCTGCGGAGCtctcaacaacaacacaaacatcTGGGAGAACCGAGACTGCAACGAGAATCTGAATTTCCTCTGCTACTGGAA tattatgTAG
- the LOC108263909 gene encoding macrophage mannose receptor 1, which translates to MMKFVSIFFLVGSCGLVEGMIREYIYYPGATYWHIAQKTCREHHTDLATISTAEEQQRLVESFGFSSGPAWIGLYTEYLYWAWQWSHGEPVSFTPWYPGYPDTNYYSSRGGKTCAFLEQGQWKNNFCWAGYPYYCYRYLILVNESKTWEEALRYCTTKYTGLASLPNATQVLQAKTELALTQTESVWTGLRFMDGNWFWLSGEPTQSLDLLPSCPAHPYRCGALNNNTNVWENRDCNENLNFLCYWNIM; encoded by the exons ATGATGAAATTCGTTTCGATTTTCTTCCTGGTAGGAAGTTGTGGCTTGGTTGAAGGTATGATAAGAGAATATATTTACTATCCTGGCGCAACATATTGGCATATTGCTCAGAAGACCTGCAGAGAACACCACACTGATCTGGCTACCATCAGCACTGCAGAGGAACAGCAACGACTTGTAGAGAGTTTTGGTTTCAGCAGTGGGCCAGCTTGGATTGGGCTGTACACAGAATATCTATACTGGGCATGGCAGTGGTCTCATGGAGAGCCAGTTTCTTTCACACCATGGTATCCTGGCTATCCTGATACAAATTATTACTCTTCTCGTGGTGGCAAAACCTGTGCTTTTTTGGAACAAGGACAATGGAAAAACAATTTCTGTTGGGCGGGTTATCCATACTACTGTTATAGATATTTGATTTTGGTGAATGAGAGTAAGACTTGGGAGGAGGCTCTTCGGTACTGCACCACTAAGTACACCGGCTTGGCCTCTCTGCCCAACGCCACACAAGTGCTTCAGGCAAAAACGGAGCTTGCACTGACCCAAACAGAGAGTGTGTGGACCGGCCTGCGCTTCATGGATGGAAACTGGTTCTGGCTGAGTGGAGAGCCAACGCAGAGCCTGGATTTACTTCCATCATGTCCAGCTCATCCTTATCGCTGCGGAGCtctcaacaacaacacaaacgTCTGGGAGAACCGAGACTGCAACGAGAATCTGAATTTCCTCTGCTACTGGAA tattatgTAG